The Megalobrama amblycephala isolate DHTTF-2021 linkage group LG1, ASM1881202v1, whole genome shotgun sequence genome segment CTCGCCAGGCCGTCTGGTGGCCAGGACTGTCTGTGCACATCAATCAGCTTGTGGAAAACTGCAGCACATGCTCACAGCACAGGGCTGAACACAGAGAACCTCTGTTAACCACATCAGTGCCAGAGAGACCGTGGCAGCGGGTGGGCACAGACTTATTTTTCTGGGAGAAAAATACTTACCTTCTGGTTGTAGACTATTTTTCACGCTACATTGAAGTAGCACACCTAAATGTAGCCACAGCCAACACTGTCATTGCGGCTTTAAGGGATGTGTCTAGCCGCCAAGGAATCCCAGAGACTGTTATGTCCGATAATGGACCACAGTACAGCTGTGCACTTTTTAAGAACTTTGCCAGCAAATACGGGTTCACACACATTACCAGCAGCCCAGGATATCTGCAAGCAAATGGGGAGGCAGAGTGTGCAGTGGCTACAGTGAAAGGACTCTGGAAAACTCTGAGAGAACTAAAGCTTTGCTGACATATCGGTCTACCCCTCTGGAGAACGGTTACTCTCCAGCACAACTCTTAATGGGCAGACAACTGCGTTCCACCATACCACTGCTTCCTACCTTTCTAACTCCTCGTTGGCCGAATATTAAGGAAACAGACAAGTGGGCAAAAGACAGACAGCAACACAGGTACAACATGCGTTACAAGACAACGGACACAACGGACACAACCCAGGAACAGGGTGACACTCATACGCATGCTTCTAGGGATGGGAAGATGTCCAGAGACACTAACTGAGTAGAGCACCTTATGTGACTAGTTTGGGCCGAGTGTCATGGCCTTTTGAACGTTTGAATTtatgaagagagagaaaaagacacacgcacacacagaaaacCCTCCTTCCTTTTCTCCTGACTGAGgaagattgaaaactaaggaGAATTCTGTCCTCCTTTTGGGTGGTGTCTCTTCAAGATATCTGATAAGCCACTCCTCtccccccaaaacaggtgttggtgtagtaAATATTTGCAATCCTGTTGTTCTGGTCTGGGTATTTAAGGTAAAGTGCAAAGCAGTCATGTGGGATCTTCTGTAGCCAGAAACCCCCATGcagagatgggtgaatgtctgaaaacacacacacacacacacatcgctgtgtgtatatgcatttctttgagcaattgatgttatgcatttattatttctgaattggcttctaattgtccaactatgtaattggcatgatacagttttacttgacaaataaaatgttatattggatttactctggattcttctgaaatcattatgaTTGACCAGTAGATTTTTGGAGTCCATATTTTCACAAATCTGCGTCAGGATAGATTCAAACTAAAGGCCCATGAAAGGAGCATGTTGCACATCATGGGACATTTTGATTTTGTCTATCACTGACTTAGCAAGTTGCAGTATCATGAtaagaaaactgtgtttttgtatgaacaagcaTGTGCATCTGGTGAATTTGTGTCGTGAGATCCGCACAAACCCAGGGCGTGTGACTCTAAGCGATATGAGTCAGTAATGAAcgaataatgtaatgtaatgaaaTTGAAAGTATGGGATacccaaaataaacaaatatctaaattaatacataactaatgattaatttttttaattggaaACACACCCTAAGactaataatcatttgaaattggagtcaggcgttaaccttcgcccagACCGTCGGATTCCATTTTTGGGCAGATGGGGGGGTTTCCTACATTTTCTTTGCGACCAATGCCTGTATAGAGCTTGAGCATTCGAAATTAAGTTGTTTTTACCAACAATTGTATTAGTATATCGGATCTGTGAAGCCTTAATAGCTGCCTGTCACTAAATAACATTTGTAACTTTAATCTTAAGGATTTACCTGTTTAATGTAACAGTgactatccagtgttattttacatttgattactttattaaattttagtacatgaatactactgttagacctacctaAACTGAAGAGCAAATATTATGAGATATAATCATATTTGGTTCAAATGCACGCTGTAGCTTTCGTGTTATCTAAACAATATGATCATATGTACATGCGTTGATCAGTTGAAGCGTTGAAGAAAATAAATGTCTAAATTAGATCGTTTGAATGACACACTGACCTGTCTTGTACAAGTCAGGATGGGCAAGTGACAGATGCTTGGCAATGTTTGATGGTGCTTCATCAGTTTTATAAGCAAAGTAATTTCACATCTATCGCTCTCATTGTTAATTAGTTTTGGGCGTGTTGAGTGAGATTCAACTGCTTTATCCATTTTGTCCCTCAATGTTGTCATGTTTGCCGGTTTCGTGTCAGTTTGGGTAGCACACTGCCACCCAGCAGTGAACTTCGGAACAGCAGCATATACCGAAATGAGCAAAATCATGATATTGTACCGTTTAAAATCATATATATCAGTATTTTCCCAGTACAGGTTTATCGCACATCCCTAACCCATGGCAATGAGGAGCCTTGTTTTACCTCTTACATTAGGAGTTAACTtgtttgttaaagggatagttcactgaaaaattttcatcatttactcaccttcaactccttccaaacctgtatgactgactttcttctgtgaaacagaaaagataattttgagaaataaaatacaaacattacattctaaacataaaaaacaacaactgattGCTTACTATTTTAAAGCAGAAATTCAGACAAACtaaattaaccctttaacacgtacgatcacaccggtgtgattagaacgttcagtgcatcacgtgatcaactgccaaattcaaatgtgtgtgcgcgctttggctggcgctaaaccagagacggacgcgcgcagcgcttttcatatatcacatatatgcagtgttttcaaccaaataatgtttattgtagatttcagacatttaaatacacacgagtactaacaaaacaatatatttagagtttgtaaaatacacaatgatgtctatagaagcggaaataacaaccctttccattataattagacaacacgttttattcatatcagatacacattgtgaaagtaactttaaagcttactctgttcttccccagttcaccgactcacttactttcatgtatttcgggagaagtggataaattcacgggttgtaaatccaacagatctgATTCTCTGCGCggtgcaaactaacatggcggcgcccatcgctcatatggctcaactaacgcgatcgttataaaggtgtttaaactgcaaaacacatccacttgcacatatttgtcaatcggaatattagatacTTCATGCTATAgtcaacaaatttgtgaatattttgaataacaaaggaaaaattaaatgaaagcagattatcattcatacagtgctgcggtgtgtcacataacaagcaatgacgagtcaccatggaaaccataaagtgatacgttctaaataacggtcgcttcaaaaaactcacgctggggggtcagccagaatatttaaaacttacatgcgaaagggttaaaaatgataataaacaaaaacaaaagcacaaaaactTGTACGAGGTATGAAGAACACACATTCGCTTGTCTTAACCATAGATGGACAACGCACCTTCACACTCTCCCATTGCAGAAAAGTGAAGCCGCCAGTGTCCCCAATATGGCGCTGACATCTTACGCTAATTAGGAACCAAGTCTGCGCAGTAGAGCGAAGTGGAGCTGCAGTATCAAGGTCCCGCCCACTCTCCCGCAGAGTCAATTGCAAGCACAAAATTACTGTTGAACAACCCCTTTATGTTGGTGTTAAATAAACAGTAATGgaaaaatgtagaaattaaagttataGCGCCAATCTCCTCCCGAAGATACCGAAAAAAGTCTGTTGGCgcctcagagaagctgtcaatcatgacacCACACTCCCTTTTCTATAGCATCACATAACTAGGTCATACAATAGGTCATAAACTCCGCAATCTCCCAATCTAATGGgacgtgagacaaactaaacaattcaattacacttcaaataataaatatagaattATACTAATCGATGATCATATTCGTTGTcgattattttcattattgataACAATTGATTTTATCGATTAGTTGTTGCAACACAAATTCTAAATGCTTACATTTGTAGTAAGAGAACATAAACTGAACACGTCAACACACTTCTACATagttttcagtcacatgatGTGGAGACCTGGAGGGCAAAACACCCACAGAACTGCAGCACAGGCCTGTTAATCTGTTTCAAGCCATTAATATATCACctctcaaaagaagaaaaacaaaaatatctgttCTGCCCTCCAGAGGTGTGACTTAACAGTAAAATTATGAATACATCTTTCTTTACTGCTTtctatatattttctttctttattgcCAACAGGAAAGCTTGAGGACATTTTCAAAACCAGTTTCTGTCCGTCTTGTTTGACAACagcaggtaaaaaaaataagctAGTTTCTGATGCATAatgtgaataaatgacagaaaacagCAGCTATCCATAAAAAATATTCAACAACAAAATAGATGTAGATGGAGTAAAATCATTCTTAACTAGTAATTCATTTCCATTAAACCCAAAAACAGCATGAAAAGTCCAATTAAGTATCATAAACACAAacctttatatttttttgtaggcCTATAGGACAAATGTATCTAAAGCCCACATTAAATCTCCAGTATCCTCTAAATGTTTTAAATCCAAGTAAACAACACATTTCTAAAAGTGTGTTTTGGTTTTAAGTTGTAAATAACTAGAGTCGTTTCTCATGTAAATCTACACTGGCCTCTGGCGGTGAGAATGCAGAACTGCAGCTCCAGATTTTACAGTagtagtattttatttatatttacaccTGTGAAGTTTATGTGGGTCATATGACTGTACTATATAGCATTGAAACATAGAAATATtgaacatatatattttaatgacatcTTTAAACTTTTTGAATACTACATTATTCTGACCATGTTTcagcatatttataaaagagaaaaagaaagcacAAGTTTCAAATCTACATTGTTGGCTGTTAATTGACTTACCAACATAAATTAAGtatataatatttgtttatatgtatTTCTTCACCAAATTAACCTCACCCACGTTATTGATGTAAATCTGAAatcttaacaaatgtcatctCTTACTgtcaataaattataatatattcatGTTATTTTCAAACCTTTAGAAGTCACTGATATAATTTGTAAAATTGTGTATCTTCTAAACGCATCTCATTAACTGTTGCAAACTTGCATTGCACATGGACACATCACAAAATGATCAATTTTTGTTGAGCCAATTACACATTTACATCACATGGCTGATTTGCATATGCATGAAGGGGGCGTGGCCAGGCGCACGCAGGTCTTACGTTTGTTTTTACAAATGCGACACAAACTTTGCTGTTATCAGCTGAGGTTCTTCTTCCTTGTCTGACTTTATTCAGCGCTGGACTTCAACATGTCTAACATGAGTGATTTTACACCGAATGAAATCCAACAAGTTTTCAAAACTTACCTGGAAAATCCCCTCTTGTCCATCTATAATGACAGTGGTAAGAATTCACTTATTTTCCGATGCTTAATTTATGCATTTTGTACTTTTCACCTGTTGTATATGGTgcagtttgttttgttgtatCTTGACTGTAGTGTGAATGTCGTGCAAGCAGAAATATAAAGAGACcaattgtttttaaagtttgaATGTGCATCACAAATCGAGGTGATTTGATCAGATTCTAATGAATGCATTTacagtcattgttttgtctacTTTTTGATGTTGTACTTCAATTTGATTTTGTATTAAAGATTCTGTGTTTTAATAACAGTGGTTACAGATGATGCTTATGTAGTTAATGTTACAGTATTTTATGAAAATGCCAGCAGATAAAACAGTCATGAATCAGTAAAGCAGGAATGAACAGGTTTTGATGGAGTAAAAAGTCAACATtagtttatataattatttatatattgtaatttataCATAATCTAATTTCATATTTAAGCCTGTTTGcctgaaacaaaaacagttgaGAAGTACCAGAATCCCTCACtagggtaaaattaaaataattatctgATTACAGATCCAAATAAATGTTTAAGTCTTTGAAAATCTATCTAAAATAGTTTGTGCAGCAAAAGAAATGGATTTGAAAAGCTGCTGTATCATGAGAATAAAGATGTCAAGGTGAACTAACACCTGTAAACTAATCATGGATTAGTGTATTGTTTCGAGAAGTTTCTCCAGTAACAGTAACCTGCAAATAATTATTCAATACTCTGTATGGGAACAAGAAGCTGCATTCCTCCAAAATTGTAGATTTGTAAAATGTCAGACTAAATATTTGAGTAAAATTACCACTGAcctttaaatattgaataaagtaTAAGTGCTCTTATCAGTCCTCTGTAATTTACACATTAAGTAAAAGTCATATCACATTCATGTCAATGGAAACTAGTTGATTTAGCTGTAAGATTATTTGAATCAAAGACATTTGATGTTGTCTCTGAAATAATCCTTCATTTGATGGGCTGATCTCTGCAGAATGTTTGATTATAACTATGTCATTAATGCATGAATCTGACATGCACAGCGTTTGATGCGAAAGCTTGTGTTATTTCTAATCAGTTCTAACACACTCTCATTTCAGCGTGGTTCAAGAACAAAATGTTCCCATCTAGCTACACAGAGGGTTAGAAGGGAACATTTTGTTCTTGAACCACGCTTTCATACATATGCTATTCTTTGCACAGTATAATGTTGTTTAAACTCCTAGTATATCATTTTAGCTCATGTTAATACTGTAAGTTGTATCAAATAGAGTCCCTACTAGCATGAAGCTAAAAACACTGAGGTGACCTTATACCAACCAAAACACTATTCTATTTTTTAAAGGGTaatggttagttcactcaaaatgaAAAACTGACCGAGTATATTCTtccaaaaaaacactttttgtgcTCAACAAAACAGAAGTTAAGAGTTTAGCATGATTTTTaggttaactatccctttaaatatccTGCTAGACTATGCAAGCTGTTGATGTGTGGAATGTAACCGCCTGATTTACCCGGTTCAGTCTTTGTTATCTGAAGCATCTGGCTCATAGGGAACAGCCCTGAAGGCAAATGCGACGGTAAACACCTTTGTAGTGATTATAAATACACGCGATGTCTTGCCAAGCAAAGGCGCGCTCCTGATCAGCTGTACTCGGCACGTGCAGAAGCCCCGCCCACCCAGTGTGTGCGCGCGTGCTGGTAGCACGTGTGGAGGCACGAACTCACCGCTATGGGTGGAAAAATACAACTGCATGAGTACATAGACAGTTTTCTTAATGGAGATGTTTTAAAGTACCAAGAAAGGCGCATGGCCATAATGGTAGTTAACTTATGAAAATATAAGCAAGTAGTTTAATATAATTTGCCTTTTTTATGCATGTCGTTGAATATTTCGCCTGTTTCATATGTTCAGGGTCATTATAAGGACAATCTTCGTTTGTTCTCGGAACAAAGAGACTCGTTCGCCTCGTTTCGCTCATTGTTGTGGCTCAGATTaacagctgaccaatcagaggagCGTGGATCCGCCCCGCGCCATTTAAGAACTACAGTACTACACGTCCTGTCtctttaaatattcatttttccaTTGGCCAGACAACCAATCAGCGCTTCGAGCGGGGCGTTCCTCATGAAAATGTGATTGCTTTGCCCAGTACGCTGGAGTGGGTCTCGCTACGGTGTTGTTTTGGCTGTGTTTTCTCAAACAGGAACAGGAGGTTTAACGGATATAAGCGAAGTTTCATACACTTGTATATTTTCCAGGGTAATATTGAACTAATCATGCCCGGACAGGCGTCGGTAACTGTGGCCATCGGTCCTCAGAAATCATCCGcttttgttttaaagaagatCATGAATATTCCGCCTCCAAACATACTGGCGGATCAAGACGACGGTAAGAACCATGAACATGCCAGTGTGTAAATCAGACAGATCGTTATTGTGttcattgtgtgtgtttgtagtcGTGTACTTGGCTTCACCTCCACAGCTGCCGCGTTCATTGGTTCCTCAAAAGAACAGAAAGTTCCCTGCGAAAAAAGTGCTGCTTTATTGACGGTATCAGGTCATACCGCggtatttaatataatattatcgtattcatgtttttacttgATCGATTGCTTAAAATATAATGCTACATGTCCATAAAATCCTATTTGTACATCCTTTTATTTGACTTCCAATTGAATAAACTCTGCATGTCCAAGAACCgtggtattaccatggtatgTCTTGTTAATGTAAGACATTGAGAATGACGTGCTAAAACTATGAAAAAgcaatgtattattattattattattatcatgtgCATTATCATAATGGTAGGCTGCCATGGTAATTCTATGGTTATTTGGGCATGTTCTCTGTGATagtaccatagtattttttaaagaatctcAATGTATCAAAACACCAGTGTATATGAATTCTGGCAcaattactgtccatttatatcAAGTTACCATGGTGTTATCATCTGATACCATCTAAGTAACATGATGTTGTACCATCAGCGTTCCCACAGTCATGGAAAACCTGGAAATGAAAGATGTGGGAACAACGTACCATGGTAGCGTAGGATTGTCAGATTCATCAATCATGTTCAAAGAATATACataaagtgtctgctaaatgaattaatgaacaaagaaattcaaagAGTGTTTTAATTAACAATGTCATTCTTGTagttttaccacagtaaagacTGATCTACCTTATATggacattattaataatagtaatattctAATCATTTTGCATGATAATAACCCACATCAGGTCATCTGTTGCATGTGAATGTGTTAAACTCATGACTCCAATCTCGTTTTAGTTTCTAAAATCCTTTCTGTCTAGCAACTAACAGCTAGTTACTGATAACAAACAATAATCTGGGCCATGTGATGCACAATTAAAGTTATTAACAACAGTTTATACTGCAGAAAATGCAGATTGATGTCTAAAGGCTGAATTTTACAAAACCTGTCAGGAACATATGTGGCTCAAATTTCACTGTGATAACAAGAGGAAAATTAAGAAATCTCTATATTTAATTTTGGACCATCAAGTTTGTGTGAGCATTTTCAATTAAGTGTTGTTTTATTTCTTGGCGTTTTACATTCTTTAATTTGTTCAGCTTTTATGTGTAATTTTACTTccttccagaaaacattttaGAATTTTTAATCATGAACATCTCAttcaattttgtatttttctgttttattttgtttaatggtAGTAAATGTACAGTATTGGATCACAGAAGCTGGCATTGCAATTTTTTACTACTTCTTTGATACTTGACTAACCTGTAGTTCCTCTCACAGATATCGAGAAGGAGAAACAGGGTTCAACTGGCGATGGGACATCCGGCGGCAGCGGTGCTTCGGAGAGCGTCTCCGCCTCTCTCACGCCCACCATTTGGAACAAGACAATCCCGTACGATGGCGAGAACTTCCACCTGGAGTACATGGACTTGGATGAGTTCCTGCTGGAGAACGGGATTCCCGTCACGCTGGAGGAGGAGCTGAGCAAGGGTCTGGTACCCGAGCGCCGAGGCGGAGATTCGCAGGATTCCTCTGTGACCTCGGACGAGCCAGCGGCCGTCCCACAGATGCCCGAGGAGGAGCAGACGGAGGGCGATGAGGACGAGGAGGATTCGCTCTCTGTGAGTGATGCAGCGGAACAGGAAGTGAGCGATGAGACGACAGCAGGTGAGGCGACAAACAAAAgcgtgttttattgtttttgtacaAGGTAAATACATCTGATTGCACAATAATATATGCCTCTTAAACAGCTTCAGTTACATCCAATCTTTAATGTGGCTACTTTCATTGATATCTTAAATtgcagttaaagggatagttcacccaaacatgaaaattatcccatgatctACAGatccgctcaacagtgctcaatgCTACAAACATGATGATTGTATGCTGTCACTAACAGTTATTTTCTCTGGTGATGTGTTTAATTTGACACTCTGTTTTTACCTGCCAGACTCCAAACCCGACCGTGTGACGCCCACCCCGATCGACCCGGAGGAGATTGAGGTGAACATTGCGTTCCAGCCGGACCCGACGGATCTGGTCCTGTCCAGCGTTCCTGGAGGAGAGCTTTTCAATCCACGGAAACATCGCTTCTCAGAGGACGAGCTCAAACCGCAGCCCATGATCAAGAAAGCCAAGAAAGTGTATGTTCCCGAAGACGCGAAGGTGAGACTCAATTTAATCATTTAGAATGCGCTCTTCAAAAGCAGAACGATCGCGGGACACGTTTGAACACCCAGGCCTAACAtcaggaaaaaatattttaattataatgatTACAAATCTGATTTTTACAagttaacatgttttattaacatgctAACTGTTTTTCTTCACTGCTGTAATCATAATACGAATGCAAAATCTATTTCTCTTGGTTCACTGATTGATCTGTCGTCTTAAAGTCAACGTGAATTACTCTTTACAATCCATTTCACTTCTGTTATCTGACATTTCCAGGTAAAACTGGACATAAAGTGTAGGGCTGGATTTGATTTATATCCGCCATGAATTGACTGGATCAAGTAAAGTGGGCGTTTGATACCAATGTGGAGCCAGAGAGCTAATCATCATATTCCCAATTGACCAACTACCTAGACTAAATTTTATTATGTTgactttatttattgatcaaaaCAATGAGCTACTTTTTCAATGTCTAAAAAAGCAAGATgcttttaaaaaacagaaagaTGCCAAAGGTAAAATATTCTGGAAGTGAAAATCATTTTCTTCATAGGTGGAttgacttttatctcataaGCCTGTAAAGACAGATGTACTGTGAGCTCTGAGGTTGTTTATCAGTGAAGTCTACTTCTGTTTAATCCATCAATTCacttaatttgttttaataatcttattaaaatcttgtttaaTCCCCTCTCAGGTGCCCCATTTGTCAAGGCTATTTGTATTATTTGCTATTTTGTTCGCCTGCATGAATGACAAACTCAAAATAAACAGGTTGCTGAACACGAGTCCTACTGGCTCGACACGTAACCAAGTTATCTTTAGAAAGCCAAAAGATTCAGAATCACTGTTATTAATATAGAGATATATAAGctcaaacataaaaacacagtatatactttgtttttatgtttgatCTTCTATATCTCTATATTAATAATAGTGATTCTGAATCTTTTGGCTTTCTTAAGATAACTTGAAGAACTACACTATTCATGATCTTGCATAGAAATATCTATTCTTTTATATTAGTATCAGTGTCATTTAGGAATTATTAATTCTAGTTTTTACTCATAttttcaaagaacaaaagaaaaagagaaaattattCACTTGACTGaatcacttttgtagctttaataaggattaagcCCCTTTTACAGCAAGGACAATAACGATATAGAGAAACGATAAcattgggatcactttcagaatgatttttttccagctgttgagcaataaaacactgacagccaatcagaatccattctaatttaagggctcgtgcatttaaaatgtcaGACGACACTGTGGcagaggtgtaaaaagtactcaaaaatgttactcaagtgaaagtacaagtactgagtgaaaattttactcaattaaaagtaaaagtatctggccagaatcatacttgagtaaaagtaaaaaagtactacattaaaattgtacttgagtattaaaaaagtaaaagtaacagcaagaatgaaaactagagattcttttttaagcttttaatctctaaaaacatggtgaatgaaccacatacaaagttttatcatcctttagaactgtttgtgtttaattgtatttaattatcaaactataagactactacctaatgccagtatgcaacatgctactcaaagttgcaaaacctcggatttaacttaagcagaagctgattttcaaaattgtgagtgtcaAGCCTAGCTCTTTTGGGGCTAAAAATCAATCCTGCAGTGCCTGAAACACTGATGTCCGAAACACAGGCCAGATATCCATCCAACTCTTTGCTGGCTTCATGTGTTGTCCATTTCAAAGAAGCGaaaaaatcttcatcatcagatgaactgttggccacgggtgctcttgattctgtggctgatttttgacttcctccattttcttccactgactgtattaattcagtgtttataagtctaatactaatactagatcttttaaagagttttaacccaaactgactgagagcaaaaaggttttgtgaaaaagtttttttttaacaaagcagctgatattgccatagaaactagtggacagccaagtcgccttcaccccaaaatggcagaAATGCAAGGCCGCTGCTGGGCGctggtgttgcaatggaacattctgttgagtgtcgcttcttgttagtgtatattttttgaggtcaaggtgctgtgcattgtggtaattgatgcaacatgacgttagcctgactacgtcagacttcctacttccgctcaatttcatttcgcttctgtactcagtctgatacagcgtcatagctttgtgtttgccaccggtctggaaacagccgggccaatcaacgaacagagggcgggctgagagccgtgacgtagatgctaagcgccgagttttacattgtaggttagagaaatcgaaaaccgaaacgaccgcggaaatgggaaacgagacacgggatgcaaacttcgggatgcattaacttcgcataatctgcaaaagtcgtttacagccatgttcactccggtatttcgctcacatcatcatgtgtttacaacaggtttacagtggaagttcaatcatagatttgagttagatgcatgatgtctgtgcttcgatgcggctgtacaggcggataacatacgtcataactaaacgtatctgattggcttacgggtaaccaatgattttaaacttcagacaagcgtcccctagcgagagagaaaacacttctctattatgccattccagactctgtctacgaagcaaagtgaagtagcagagtctggtattaccaggctaacatgacgtcacttccaaaggaccaatgaacatgtctgaccaattttatggaatgtgaaaatgaatctcattgaataaataaccattaaattaaactggtcataagcgcaattcaattggtttggtaatagcaagggaaaatagaatga includes the following:
- the tefb gene encoding TEF transcription factor, PAR bZIP family member b isoform X3, with translation MSNMSDFTPNEIQQVFKTYLENPLLSIYNDSDIEKEKQGSTGDGTSGGSGASESVSASLTPTIWNKTIPYDGENFHLEYMDLDEFLLENGIPVTLEEELSKGLVPERRGGDSQDSSVTSDEPAAVPQMPEEEQTEGDEDEEDSLSVSDAAEQEVSDETTADSKPDRVTPTPIDPEEIEVNIAFQPDPTDLVLSSVPGGELFNPRKHRFSEDELKPQPMIKKAKKVYVPEDAKDDKYWSRRKKNNVAAKRSRDARRLKENQIAVRASFLERENAALRQEVAELRKDFGRCKKIMSLYEAKYGAL
- the tefb gene encoding TEF transcription factor, PAR bZIP family member b isoform X1; amino-acid sequence: MAIMGNIELIMPGQASVTVAIGPQKSSAFVLKKIMNIPPPNILADQDDDIEKEKQGSTGDGTSGGSGASESVSASLTPTIWNKTIPYDGENFHLEYMDLDEFLLENGIPVTLEEELSKGLVPERRGGDSQDSSVTSDEPAAVPQMPEEEQTEGDEDEEDSLSVSDAAEQEVSDETTADSKPDRVTPTPIDPEEIEVNIAFQPDPTDLVLSSVPGGELFNPRKHRFSEDELKPQPMIKKAKKVYVPEDAKDDKYWSRRKKNNVAAKRSRDARRLKENQIAVRASFLERENAALRQEVAELRKDFGRCKKIMSLYEAKYGAL
- the tefb gene encoding TEF transcription factor, PAR bZIP family member b isoform X2 — encoded protein: MKSNKFSKLTWKIPSCPSIMTVGNIELIMPGQASVTVAIGPQKSSAFVLKKIMNIPPPNILADQDDDIEKEKQGSTGDGTSGGSGASESVSASLTPTIWNKTIPYDGENFHLEYMDLDEFLLENGIPVTLEEELSKGLVPERRGGDSQDSSVTSDEPAAVPQMPEEEQTEGDEDEEDSLSVSDAAEQEVSDETTADSKPDRVTPTPIDPEEIEVNIAFQPDPTDLVLSSVPGGELFNPRKHRFSEDELKPQPMIKKAKKVYVPEDAKDDKYWSRRKKNNVAAKRSRDARRLKENQIAVRASFLERENAALRQEVAELRKDFGRCKKIMSLYEAKYGAL